In Leptospira harrisiae, a genomic segment contains:
- a CDS encoding putative glycoside hydrolase, with the protein MKPATLFLLLLFFLSCQSTTRTERRQNADSSGITPDFIEGLYINTKTIRDKKRWSLLFQVMKDAGMNTAVVDMQPYPPTPEQVAEAKALGFYMVARVVNFEGGLIEKTPNVNLMATIQKSIRKACELGFPEIQLDYIRYADGGTNFSMSYEKRYESILGIIKDHKEKTKDSCSKETRWTADIFGRVPFIENDVIGQKVEPFSEELNGLYPMLYPSHFYGLTKRVADPYGTIKDGLDLTVKRAKQGTKAIAWVQGFNMMVGPSKLTYTDYIKVQMQGAKDSLGHGFIVWNAGNEYIDTMNAYEKYKSEPTPNNQNVTKNEN; encoded by the coding sequence ATGAAACCGGCAACACTTTTTCTCCTACTTTTATTCTTCCTATCCTGCCAGTCGACTACCAGAACCGAAAGACGGCAAAATGCAGATTCCTCAGGAATTACACCTGACTTTATTGAAGGACTCTACATCAATACCAAAACCATACGAGATAAAAAACGATGGAGTTTGTTGTTCCAAGTGATGAAAGATGCAGGAATGAACACTGCAGTTGTCGATATGCAACCTTATCCACCAACTCCTGAACAAGTTGCAGAAGCAAAAGCATTAGGATTTTATATGGTGGCCAGAGTGGTGAACTTTGAAGGTGGACTCATAGAAAAAACACCTAACGTAAACCTTATGGCAACAATTCAAAAATCCATTCGCAAAGCTTGTGAGTTAGGATTTCCAGAAATTCAACTGGATTATATAAGATATGCTGATGGTGGAACTAATTTCAGTATGAGTTATGAAAAACGTTATGAATCCATTCTGGGAATCATAAAAGATCACAAAGAAAAAACCAAAGACAGTTGTTCGAAAGAAACTCGTTGGACAGCGGATATATTTGGAAGAGTTCCTTTTATTGAAAATGATGTGATTGGTCAAAAAGTAGAACCGTTTAGTGAAGAGCTCAATGGACTTTATCCCATGTTATATCCATCTCATTTTTACGGATTAACGAAACGAGTTGCGGACCCTTATGGAACCATTAAGGATGGACTAGACCTTACGGTCAAACGTGCCAAACAAGGAACAAAAGCCATAGCTTGGGTACAAGGGTTCAATATGATGGTAGGTCCAAGTAAATTAACTTATACTGATTATATCAAAGTACAAATGCAAGGAGCAAAAGACTCGTTAGGTCATGGATTCATTGTTTGGAATGCCGGTAACGAATACATCGACACTATGAATGCATACGAAAAGTACAAATCAGAACCCACTCCCAACAACCAAAATGTAACAAAAAACGAAAACTAA
- a CDS encoding histone deacetylase family protein, translating into MESLKTGISFHKEFLKHNTGPGHPETHGRLESILDHISDLPSKNFLWSKDFKEAPLSVISSIHNTDYVRLVGRACEEKGAGYLDGDTVFSSHSYLAASLAVGAGLHLADEVLSGNLRNGMALVRPPGHHAETDHAMGFCIFNNIAITAKYLQAKGVNRLLILDWDVHHGNGTQHQFYEDDSVYFVSLHQFPFYPGTGALTERGKGKGFGTTLNIPLARGAGEFEYLSNFESIHREMENFQPEFVLVSAGFDAHKKDPLGGMNLSTSSFEIFTKEVQRIANTYSNGKLISFLEGGYDFQALAESVRLHLETLAT; encoded by the coding sequence ATGGAGTCTTTAAAAACGGGAATTTCGTTTCATAAAGAATTTTTAAAACACAATACTGGTCCAGGACATCCAGAAACTCATGGACGACTAGAGTCAATTTTAGACCACATTTCTGATTTGCCTTCGAAGAATTTTTTATGGTCAAAAGATTTTAAAGAAGCCCCTCTATCTGTTATTTCATCAATCCATAATACAGATTACGTTCGTTTGGTGGGGAGAGCCTGTGAGGAAAAAGGTGCTGGTTATTTAGATGGCGATACTGTTTTTTCTTCTCATTCTTATCTTGCCGCTAGTCTAGCGGTGGGTGCAGGGCTTCATCTTGCAGATGAAGTTTTGTCTGGTAATTTGAGAAATGGAATGGCACTGGTTCGCCCGCCTGGTCATCATGCGGAAACCGATCATGCAATGGGATTTTGTATTTTTAATAATATCGCAATTACTGCTAAATATTTACAGGCAAAAGGTGTTAATCGTTTGTTGATTTTAGATTGGGACGTACATCATGGAAACGGCACCCAACATCAGTTCTACGAAGATGATTCTGTTTATTTTGTTTCACTTCATCAGTTCCCTTTTTATCCCGGTACAGGAGCATTAACAGAGCGAGGAAAAGGGAAGGGTTTTGGTACCACTTTAAATATTCCACTAGCAAGAGGTGCAGGGGAATTTGAATATCTATCTAATTTTGAATCCATTCATAGAGAAATGGAAAATTTCCAACCAGAGTTTGTTTTGGTATCAGCAGGGTTTGATGCACATAAAAAAGATCCACTAGGTGGAATGAATTTATCTACCTCTTCGTTTGAAATTTTTACAAAAGAAGTACAGAGAATTGCAAATACTTATTCTAATGGTAAACTCATTTCCTTTTTAGAAGGAGGATATGATTTTCAAGCTCTTGCGGAATCAGTAAGATTACATTTGGAAACCTTGGCAACTTAA
- a CDS encoding esterase/lipase family protein: protein MIQILINSLAGKTVSLTQKTTDSLLKGVQFLVKGSLTSTGGGLDLLSNAFFYKPEWREALQKAGVQVKETGHKSNESLQKTIEQTNQAFDKALFKVELTAKQSDDMIFDNRMVSSILGSSHNQKFKLTKIDMSFRTFGKDITAKETIEEFKDSKKTKSVLFLPGLFTDETVWQEQVVEYKDRKITSPGLATDLQEIGYYPFYLRYNHGLPIHENGKKLMHLLDVFFNEDPNIKPDIICYSLGCLIFRSCLYHAKLENKEWLNRFGKVVLIAAPNKGSYLEKIGFWLGFLFEKSPNVALKIIGMIGNLRSDAIKDLSFGLIRKEEKGWMETISGYFGETYFGELDDVDVYQAYALMEGVENPLQNFLGDGIVEKKSLTYLTDKVFNKKTNPTLRTLELNKQNHFSIISARPLIHWVKEVFGEAPKI, encoded by the coding sequence GTGATCCAAATACTCATTAATTCCCTAGCTGGGAAAACAGTATCCCTAACCCAAAAGACAACTGACTCCCTACTAAAAGGTGTCCAATTTCTTGTCAAAGGAAGCCTAACAAGCACAGGTGGAGGACTGGATTTACTATCGAATGCTTTCTTTTATAAACCCGAATGGCGAGAGGCTTTACAAAAAGCTGGAGTCCAAGTTAAGGAAACTGGCCACAAATCAAACGAAAGTTTACAAAAGACAATTGAACAAACAAACCAAGCCTTTGACAAAGCACTCTTCAAAGTAGAACTAACTGCCAAACAAAGCGATGATATGATATTTGATAACCGTATGGTTTCAAGTATTCTTGGAAGTTCTCATAATCAAAAATTCAAACTGACAAAGATTGACATGAGTTTTAGAACTTTTGGAAAAGATATTACTGCAAAGGAAACCATAGAAGAATTTAAGGATTCTAAAAAAACAAAATCCGTTTTATTTTTACCTGGATTATTTACGGATGAAACGGTCTGGCAAGAACAAGTCGTTGAATACAAAGACAGAAAAATCACCTCACCTGGACTTGCTACTGATTTACAAGAAATTGGTTACTACCCATTTTATTTGAGATACAACCATGGACTTCCGATCCACGAAAATGGAAAAAAATTAATGCACCTCTTGGACGTTTTTTTTAATGAAGATCCAAACATAAAACCGGATATCATTTGTTATAGTTTGGGCTGTTTAATCTTCCGCTCTTGTTTATACCATGCAAAATTAGAAAACAAAGAATGGCTCAATCGATTTGGGAAAGTAGTTTTGATTGCAGCACCAAACAAAGGTTCGTATTTGGAAAAAATTGGTTTTTGGCTTGGATTTTTATTTGAAAAAAGTCCAAATGTCGCTTTGAAAATCATTGGGATGATTGGTAATCTTCGTAGTGATGCTATCAAAGATTTATCTTTTGGCCTCATCCGAAAAGAGGAAAAAGGTTGGATGGAAACCATTTCGGGTTACTTCGGAGAAACCTACTTTGGCGAATTGGATGATGTGGACGTATACCAAGCTTATGCTCTAATGGAAGGTGTCGAAAATCCGTTACAAAACTTTCTAGGTGATGGGATCGTAGAGAAAAAAAGTCTTACCTATTTGACAGATAAGGTTTTTAATAAAAAAACAAACCCCACTTTACGAACATTAGAGTTAAATAAACAGAACCATTTTTCAATCATAAGCGCAAGGCCACTGATTCATTGGGTAAAGGAAGTTTTTGGTGAGGCACCTAAGATTTAA
- a CDS encoding DUF1554 domain-containing protein: MRWKLFVSFLFLGWFLSCNQVNPRDELLFTLISGLNPIVTSSSSVSVSSSAKINVSSTSILLKYGTPQNFGISLVKLPTANVTISFTFSTTKMTINGSATSPSPTTLTFTPANYNVVQTISLASTTQILDSSSLSISATSVDPFYNTSGAVSVSHQNIYLAYTGNSFIFQNAVAAPTLTPSITFVITNCSVTPTLPTGLSLNASNCVISGTPTSGTLPSSSYAVTATNGTDSDTHNISIQIEPTVYKVFITAATFDGNLQGAAANGPAGADLKCNADANKPSTGTYKAMLTTDGGARVACDTTGNCTNSGENTDWVFQFGKYYVRASDSAFLFTPNTAGILPASSSIFSTAPYTMSESFDSGLLKTYWTGLATPNFYWQVASAQVTNTCSNWTSGSATSPASEGGRVGNSNSNDYTAFRNGASGVSCASLNYLVCVEQ; this comes from the coding sequence ATGCGTTGGAAATTGTTCGTATCCTTCCTTTTTTTGGGTTGGTTTCTTTCCTGTAACCAAGTGAATCCACGAGATGAGTTGCTTTTTACGCTCATCAGTGGCCTGAATCCCATCGTTACTTCATCTTCCTCTGTTTCTGTGTCATCCTCTGCAAAAATCAATGTATCCAGTACAAGTATTTTATTGAAATATGGAACACCGCAAAACTTCGGAATTTCTTTGGTCAAATTACCGACAGCAAACGTAACCATCTCATTTACATTTTCCACTACTAAAATGACAATCAATGGTTCGGCAACTTCACCGAGTCCAACGACTCTCACTTTTACACCTGCAAATTACAATGTGGTACAAACCATAAGTTTGGCATCTACAACACAAATTTTAGATTCTTCTTCTCTCTCAATCTCTGCCACGAGTGTCGATCCGTTTTATAACACGAGCGGTGCAGTCTCCGTCAGCCATCAGAATATCTATTTGGCCTATACAGGGAATTCGTTTATATTTCAGAATGCTGTGGCGGCACCAACTCTCACTCCTTCTATCACCTTTGTAATTACCAATTGTTCTGTGACTCCAACTCTTCCCACTGGATTGAGTTTGAATGCGAGCAATTGTGTGATTTCTGGAACACCTACTAGTGGCACACTACCGTCCTCCTCCTACGCAGTCACTGCTACAAACGGTACCGATTCCGATACTCATAACATTTCGATCCAAATTGAACCAACAGTTTATAAAGTTTTTATCACAGCAGCGACTTTTGATGGGAATCTACAAGGGGCGGCTGCCAATGGCCCAGCTGGTGCCGACTTAAAATGCAATGCCGATGCAAACAAACCATCGACTGGAACTTATAAAGCAATGTTAACAACAGATGGTGGAGCAAGAGTTGCTTGCGACACTACGGGAAATTGCACAAATTCTGGAGAGAATACCGATTGGGTTTTTCAGTTTGGTAAATATTACGTTCGTGCCAGTGACTCAGCATTTTTATTTACTCCTAATACGGCAGGAATCCTACCGGCATCTTCGAGTATTTTTTCAACAGCACCTTACACAATGAGCGAGTCTTTCGATTCTGGATTACTCAAAACCTATTGGACAGGCCTTGCCACACCTAATTTTTATTGGCAAGTTGCGTCTGCACAAGTTACAAATACTTGTTCGAATTGGACTAGTGGATCTGCGACCTCTCCTGCATCGGAAGGTGGCAGAGTGGGAAACTCCAATTCGAATGATTACACCGCATTCCGAAATGGAGCGAGTGGTGTATCTTGCGCTAGCCTCAACTACCTAGTTTGTGTAGAACAATAA
- a CDS encoding NADP-dependent glyceraldehyde-3-phosphate dehydrogenase: protein MSFVFPSEDSIPEKYRIQPIHQKEYLLDGEIRIWEGESQIVKSPIFLNKNGNLEQVILGSYPNFDATQSLLALEAAVKAYNHGTGVWPIASSKERIDAVRKFITLMKGKRDQIILLLMWEIGKTEKDATKEFERTIEYLEDTIESLQELETTSSNYIKEGGLIAQIKRSPYGVVLCMGPFNYPLNETFCTLIPAILMGNTVVFKPAKYGVLLLQPLLECFQEAFPPGVINTVYGDGAKVISPIMESGKIDVFAFIGSSHTANLITKKHPKLNRLRSVLGLNAKNPAIVLPDTDLKTMVPEILSGSLAYNGQRCTALKILFVHKDILDEFTKLYLEELTKWKAGMPWDKDVNFTPLPEEGKTKWLKELLDDAITQGAKILNAGGGEIHESFMFPAILSPVPPNARLYHEEQFGPLVPIVPFSTIDEPLNYIYESNMGQQASVFGKDPKTIGKLIDILVNQVARVNWNAQCQRGPDSFPFSGRKDSADGTLSVADALRVFSIRTVVSFKDNEMGRNLLGEVLKERSSNYLSQEFHL, encoded by the coding sequence ATGAGCTTTGTTTTTCCTTCCGAAGATTCCATTCCAGAAAAATACAGGATCCAACCCATCCACCAAAAAGAATACCTCTTAGATGGAGAAATACGAATTTGGGAAGGGGAATCTCAAATTGTCAAATCACCAATCTTTTTAAACAAAAATGGGAACTTGGAACAAGTAATTTTAGGTTCCTATCCTAATTTTGATGCAACACAAAGTTTGTTAGCACTCGAAGCTGCCGTCAAAGCTTACAACCACGGAACAGGTGTTTGGCCCATAGCCTCTTCAAAAGAACGTATTGATGCCGTTCGGAAGTTCATCACACTCATGAAGGGAAAAAGAGACCAAATTATTTTACTTCTTATGTGGGAAATTGGCAAAACAGAAAAAGATGCCACAAAAGAATTCGAAAGAACTATCGAATATCTTGAAGATACAATTGAATCTTTACAAGAACTGGAAACAACTTCCTCCAATTATATCAAAGAAGGAGGTCTCATTGCACAAATCAAACGTTCTCCTTACGGTGTGGTTCTTTGTATGGGGCCATTCAATTACCCTTTAAATGAAACATTTTGTACCCTCATCCCAGCCATCCTTATGGGAAATACAGTGGTTTTCAAACCAGCAAAGTATGGAGTGTTGTTACTCCAACCTCTACTTGAATGTTTTCAGGAAGCTTTTCCTCCAGGTGTCATCAACACAGTGTATGGGGATGGTGCCAAAGTCATTTCGCCGATTATGGAGTCTGGAAAAATTGATGTTTTTGCCTTTATCGGTTCGAGTCATACTGCCAATCTCATCACAAAAAAACATCCAAAACTCAACCGCCTAAGATCCGTTTTGGGACTCAACGCAAAGAACCCTGCGATTGTTTTACCCGATACCGATTTAAAAACAATGGTTCCTGAAATTCTTTCCGGATCACTTGCTTATAATGGACAAAGATGTACGGCACTTAAAATCCTATTTGTTCACAAAGATATCTTAGATGAATTTACAAAACTTTATTTAGAAGAACTAACAAAATGGAAAGCAGGTATGCCTTGGGATAAGGATGTGAACTTCACACCACTCCCAGAAGAGGGAAAAACCAAATGGTTAAAGGAACTTTTGGATGACGCAATCACTCAAGGCGCCAAAATTTTGAATGCAGGTGGAGGAGAAATCCATGAGTCGTTTATGTTTCCTGCAATCCTTTCGCCAGTCCCACCAAATGCACGTTTATATCATGAAGAACAATTTGGGCCACTGGTTCCCATTGTTCCCTTTTCGACGATCGACGAACCTTTAAATTACATTTATGAGTCCAATATGGGCCAACAAGCAAGTGTCTTTGGGAAGGATCCAAAAACGATTGGCAAACTCATTGATATACTCGTTAACCAAGTGGCCCGTGTGAATTGGAATGCACAGTGCCAAAGGGGTCCAGATTCCTTTCCTTTTTCTGGCCGTAAAGATTCTGCCGATGGAACTCTTTCGGTGGCCGATGCCCTTCGTGTATTTTCCATTCGAACCGTTGTGAGCTTCAAAGACAATGAGATGGGACGTAATCTTCTAGGAGAAGTACTGAAGGAAAGATCTTCCAACTACCTAAGCCAAGAATTTCACTTGTAA